A DNA window from Paraburkholderia sp. PGU19 contains the following coding sequences:
- a CDS encoding cytochrome c oxidase subunit 3 — protein MSDALRDDYERPTRLPVGSAGERSGGWFGCLALIVTEGSLFGYLIFSYLYLASQSGRMWPPEGLPKLGLGLANTAILLSSSVFVWLCERCVKRRLHWAVASMSTALLLGVIFVGIQFQEWRNHPYGLTTHLYGSLYFTITGFHLAHVAVGLVVLALLLLWTALGYFDDKRCLALTIGGLYWHFVDLVWLFIFTTLYLSPYVLRART, from the coding sequence ATGAGCGACGCGTTGCGCGACGACTACGAACGTCCGACGCGCCTGCCCGTCGGCAGCGCGGGTGAGCGCTCGGGCGGCTGGTTCGGATGCCTCGCGCTGATCGTCACGGAGGGCTCGCTGTTCGGCTATCTGATCTTCTCGTATCTATATCTCGCGTCGCAAAGCGGCCGCATGTGGCCGCCCGAAGGTCTGCCGAAGCTCGGGCTTGGCCTCGCGAACACGGCGATCCTGCTATCGAGCAGCGTATTCGTATGGCTGTGCGAACGCTGCGTGAAGCGGCGTCTCCATTGGGCGGTGGCGTCGATGAGTACGGCGCTGCTGCTCGGGGTGATCTTCGTCGGCATCCAGTTCCAGGAGTGGCGCAATCATCCTTATGGTTTGACGACGCACCTGTACGGCTCGTTGTACTTCACGATCACCGGCTTTCACCTTGCGCACGTCGCGGTCGGACTCGTCGTGCTAGCGTTGCTGCTGCTCTGGACGGCGCTCGGTTATTTCGACGACAAGCGCTGTCTCGCGCTGACGATCGGCGGCCTGTACTGGCATTTCGTCGATCTCGTATGGCTCTTCATATTCACGACGCTCTATCTGTCGCCATATGTGCTGAGGGCGCGGACATGA